In Symbiobacterium terraclitae, a single window of DNA contains:
- the glmM gene encoding phosphoglucosamine mutase, translating into MPRMFGTDGVRGVANTPDLSPELAFALGRAAAAVARERTGRRPVAVVGRDTRRSGPMLAAAISAGVCSAGGDVVDLGVVTTPGVAFVTTHLGADFGVMISASHNPAPDNGIKFFSADGFKLPDAAEDELEALVRASTDALPRPTGAELGTIRTSEAAVEAYVQHLVSTGSPLSGMRVVVDCGHGAAYRLAPEVLRRLGAEVIALNTAPDGMNINDGCGSTHPEALQQAVLAHGAQAGIAHDGDADRCIAVDERGELVDGDQIMAVCALDLKARGQLPADTLVATVMSNMGLELLLREHGVRLLRTKVGDRYVLEEMQKGGYALGGEQSGHVIFRELSTTGDGILTAVQLLSVCVRARQPLSALAGRMQRLPQWLENVRVGRKEGWESNPAIRAAIAQAEAALEGQGRVLVRASGTEPLIRVMLEGADMAQLRSLAAAIGEVIRAELQ; encoded by the coding sequence ATGCCCAGGATGTTCGGAACCGATGGTGTGCGCGGTGTGGCCAACACGCCGGACCTCTCGCCTGAGCTTGCCTTTGCCCTCGGCCGGGCCGCTGCGGCGGTGGCCAGGGAGCGGACGGGCCGCCGGCCCGTCGCGGTGGTCGGCCGCGACACCCGGCGATCCGGCCCGATGCTGGCCGCAGCGATCTCCGCCGGGGTGTGCTCGGCGGGCGGCGACGTCGTGGACCTGGGCGTGGTGACGACGCCCGGCGTCGCCTTCGTCACGACCCACCTCGGCGCAGACTTCGGCGTGATGATCTCCGCCTCGCACAATCCGGCCCCCGACAACGGCATCAAGTTCTTCTCGGCCGACGGGTTCAAGCTGCCCGACGCCGCCGAGGACGAGCTCGAGGCGCTGGTGCGGGCCTCGACCGACGCCCTGCCGCGCCCCACAGGCGCCGAGCTGGGCACCATCCGCACCAGCGAGGCTGCGGTCGAGGCCTACGTGCAGCACCTGGTCTCCACGGGCAGCCCGTTGAGCGGCATGCGGGTGGTGGTGGACTGCGGCCACGGCGCCGCCTACCGCCTGGCTCCCGAGGTGCTGCGCCGGCTCGGGGCGGAGGTGATCGCCCTCAACACCGCGCCGGACGGCATGAACATCAATGACGGCTGCGGCTCCACCCACCCCGAGGCCCTGCAGCAGGCCGTGCTGGCGCACGGGGCGCAGGCCGGCATCGCTCACGACGGCGACGCGGACCGCTGCATCGCGGTGGACGAGCGGGGCGAGCTGGTGGACGGCGACCAGATCATGGCCGTCTGCGCCCTGGACCTGAAGGCGCGCGGGCAGCTTCCCGCAGACACGCTGGTGGCCACGGTGATGTCCAACATGGGCCTCGAGCTGCTCCTCCGGGAGCACGGCGTGCGCCTGCTGCGGACGAAGGTGGGCGACAGGTACGTGTTGGAGGAGATGCAAAAGGGCGGCTACGCGCTGGGCGGCGAGCAGTCCGGCCATGTGATCTTCCGGGAGCTCTCCACCACCGGCGACGGCATCCTGACCGCCGTGCAGCTGCTCTCGGTGTGCGTGCGCGCCCGGCAGCCCCTCTCGGCGCTGGCCGGCCGGATGCAGCGCCTGCCCCAGTGGCTGGAGAACGTGCGCGTGGGCCGCAAGGAGGGCTGGGAGTCGAACCCCGCCATCCGGGCCGCCATCGCACAGGCCGAGGCCGCCCTGGAGGGCCAGGGGCGCGTGCTGGTGCGCGCCTCGGGCACCGAGCCGCTGATCCGGGTGATGCTGGAGGGCGCCGACATGGCGCAGCTGCGCAGCCTCGCCGCGGCGATCGGGGAGGTGATCCGCGCTGAGCTCCAGTAA
- a CDS encoding GerMN domain-containing protein, with product MAPGDTTAGQSAGAPAGGAGESGSGEAGGQPLYASGETVGEEPSGEGGPGDGGEQADGEPPDGEVVDGEQVDGEVVDGEVVDGEQVNGEQAQQWETAASRSAIDRSGGAADTMLMTIYYLDDQTGGETLQPVEIKVPATITPVAEALRHLLHPPVELGLYGEFPPGTTAALPNLADGVVTVELSPEVEAVRGQAATHAVIASLVYTLTEIPGVDAVQLWVNGRPAELDGFVWSVPLSRADLENWNLFRVEPVISYSGA from the coding sequence ATGGCGCCCGGTGACACGACTGCGGGCCAGTCGGCCGGGGCCCCGGCCGGCGGCGCCGGCGAATCCGGTTCGGGCGAGGCGGGCGGTCAGCCGCTGTACGCGTCCGGCGAGACCGTCGGTGAGGAGCCCTCCGGCGAGGGCGGTCCCGGCGACGGCGGCGAGCAGGCGGACGGTGAGCCACCGGACGGCGAGGTGGTCGACGGTGAGCAGGTCGACGGTGAAGTGGTCGACGGTGAAGTGGTCGACGGTGAGCAGGTTAACGGTGAGCAGGCCCAGCAATGGGAGACCGCGGCCAGCCGGTCGGCGATCGACCGCTCCGGCGGCGCCGCCGATACGATGCTGATGACCATCTACTACCTGGATGACCAGACGGGCGGCGAGACCCTGCAGCCCGTCGAGATCAAGGTCCCGGCCACGATCACCCCGGTGGCCGAGGCGCTGCGGCACCTCCTGCACCCGCCCGTGGAGCTCGGGCTCTACGGCGAGTTCCCGCCCGGCACCACCGCCGCTCTGCCCAACCTGGCGGACGGCGTCGTCACGGTGGAGCTCTCCCCCGAGGTGGAGGCGGTCCGGGGCCAGGCCGCGACCCATGCCGTGATCGCCAGCTTGGTCTACACCCTCACCGAGATTCCCGGGGTCGACGCCGTGCAGCTGTGGGTGAACGGGCGGCCCGCCGAGCTGGACGGGTTCGTCTGGTCAGTGCCGCTCAGCCGGGCCGACTTGGAGAACTGGAACCTTTTCCGGGTCGAGCCGGTCATATCCTATAGCGGAGCGTAG
- the glmS gene encoding glutamine--fructose-6-phosphate transaminase (isomerizing), whose translation MCGIVGYIGEQNALPILIDGLKRLEYRGYDSAGVAVIAEGETWVEKSAGRLSELEARIAGHPAAGRVGIGHTRWATHGRPSDMNAHPHTDASGRFAVVHNGIIENYAQLREELQRQGHVFRSETDTEVIPHLIAAHYAGDIVEAVRRVVPLLRGAFALAVVCQQEPEKIVAVKAASPLVIGLGEGETLLASDIPALLPYTRQVIVMEEGWLAVLTREGVSISTVEGKPVLPRITHVDWDPGQAERGGYAHFMLKEIHEQPRAMRDTLSGRLDPAGGRVLLHEVGLTPDEVKALSKVAIVACGTAANAGLVGKYLIERLAQIPVEWDLASEYRYREPMIDERTLFVAVSQSGETADTLAAMREARSRGARILAVTNVVGSTVAREADWVLYTWAGPEIAVASTKAYTTQLVALTLLAIWLGQHNGRIDPAEARALVDALRRLPDQADRVLALEEAVKAAGEELARHNDAFFIGRNLDYAVAMEGQLKLKEISYIHAEAYAAGELKHGTLALITDGVPVVALNTQPDLVEKTISNIQETRARGAFVLGLAQEGDEETPRYCDRIFYLPRTHRYLMPALAVLPLQLLAYYAATARGTDVDKPRNLAKSVTVE comes from the coding sequence ATGTGCGGCATCGTAGGCTACATCGGAGAGCAGAACGCCCTGCCCATACTGATCGACGGACTGAAGCGGCTGGAGTACCGCGGTTATGACTCTGCCGGAGTGGCTGTAATCGCAGAGGGCGAGACCTGGGTGGAGAAGAGCGCCGGCCGGCTGAGCGAGCTGGAGGCCCGCATCGCAGGCCACCCGGCCGCGGGCCGGGTCGGCATTGGCCACACCCGCTGGGCGACCCACGGCCGTCCCTCTGACATGAACGCCCATCCGCACACCGACGCGTCGGGCCGGTTCGCCGTGGTGCACAACGGCATCATCGAGAACTACGCCCAGCTGCGGGAGGAGCTGCAGCGGCAGGGACACGTCTTCCGCTCCGAGACCGATACCGAGGTGATCCCGCACCTGATCGCCGCCCACTACGCGGGCGACATCGTCGAGGCGGTGCGGCGCGTGGTCCCGCTCCTGCGGGGGGCGTTCGCCCTGGCGGTGGTCTGCCAGCAGGAGCCCGAGAAGATCGTGGCCGTCAAGGCGGCCTCGCCGCTGGTGATCGGGCTGGGCGAGGGCGAGACCCTGCTGGCGTCGGACATCCCGGCCCTGCTGCCGTACACCCGGCAGGTGATCGTGATGGAGGAGGGCTGGCTCGCCGTGCTCACCCGGGAGGGCGTCAGCATCTCCACAGTGGAAGGGAAGCCCGTGCTGCCCCGGATCACGCACGTGGACTGGGACCCCGGCCAGGCGGAACGGGGCGGGTACGCCCACTTCATGCTGAAGGAGATCCACGAGCAGCCCCGGGCGATGCGCGACACGCTCTCCGGCCGGCTGGATCCGGCAGGGGGCCGGGTGCTGCTGCACGAGGTCGGGCTGACGCCCGACGAGGTCAAGGCCCTCAGCAAGGTGGCCATCGTGGCCTGCGGCACGGCTGCGAACGCCGGCCTGGTGGGCAAGTACCTGATTGAGCGGCTGGCGCAGATCCCCGTTGAGTGGGACCTGGCGTCGGAATACCGCTACCGGGAGCCGATGATCGACGAGCGCACGCTCTTCGTGGCGGTCTCGCAGTCCGGCGAAACCGCCGACACGCTTGCAGCGATGCGCGAAGCCCGGAGCCGCGGTGCGCGGATCTTGGCGGTGACCAACGTGGTGGGCTCCACGGTGGCCCGCGAGGCGGACTGGGTGCTCTACACCTGGGCGGGGCCCGAGATCGCCGTCGCTTCCACCAAGGCCTACACCACGCAGTTGGTGGCCCTCACCCTGCTGGCCATCTGGCTTGGGCAGCATAACGGCCGCATCGACCCGGCGGAGGCCAGGGCGCTGGTTGACGCCCTGCGCCGCCTGCCCGATCAGGCGGACCGGGTCCTGGCGCTGGAGGAGGCGGTGAAGGCGGCCGGCGAGGAGCTGGCCAGGCACAACGACGCCTTCTTCATCGGCCGGAACCTGGACTACGCCGTGGCGATGGAGGGGCAGTTGAAGCTGAAGGAGATCAGCTATATCCACGCCGAGGCGTACGCTGCGGGCGAGCTGAAACACGGCACGCTGGCGCTGATCACCGACGGAGTGCCGGTGGTGGCGCTGAACACGCAGCCGGATCTGGTGGAGAAGACGATTTCCAACATCCAGGAGACCCGGGCGCGCGGGGCCTTCGTGCTGGGCCTGGCACAGGAGGGGGACGAGGAGACGCCGCGCTACTGCGACCGGATCTTCTACCTGCCCCGCACGCACCGCTATCTGATGCCCGCACTGGCCGTGCTGCCGCTGCAGCTGCTGGCGTATTACGCGGCCACGGCCCGGGGAACCGACGTCGACAAGCCCCGGAACCTGGCCAAGTCCGTGACGGTGGAGTAG
- a CDS encoding PqqD family protein gives MATPFRPSWITVLQEEDDVVTVLNAQTGHVMITNPVGGRILELCDGQKAVPDLIQELAAEYPDAPAEVVDREVRAFLAQAAEKGVIDYA, from the coding sequence ATGGCAACCCCGTTCCGGCCCTCGTGGATTACGGTTCTCCAGGAGGAAGACGACGTCGTTACGGTGCTGAACGCGCAGACCGGGCACGTGATGATCACCAATCCGGTGGGGGGGCGGATCCTGGAGCTCTGCGACGGCCAGAAAGCGGTGCCCGACCTGATCCAGGAGCTGGCAGCGGAGTACCCGGATGCTCCCGCCGAAGTGGTCGACCGGGAGGTCAGGGCGTTCCTCGCGCAGGCAGCGGAGAAGGGAGTCATCGACTATGCTTGA
- a CDS encoding radical SAM/SPASM domain-containing protein → MLEMELPVLQPDHHRPTVYWYTTYRCNLACKHCSVHSSPYVDTAGDLSPEEALRAIDNIAQLRPGTVILTGGDPFTRPDALAIQQKLFDLRIRTGIETNAILIDREVARFLRRNADAGAQIALGISVDGGSAETHDFQRGPGAFAGMLRGVEAVVAEGLPVQFSSIVNRVNIDTIPDLFVLARQYKAWLLTFGFVNPIGRALEYLDDLQLTPELLERALETILDSMDRYPEVYTVIKIPPALIPPRFYPRVKRHLDQASGERFDLSTSCNFPLFGILPDGSITVCSVTRTKLKAYFGNVKSDSLVDVWRRQRFEAMRQAYLEADWLTGICGDCIFKKACKGSCRAWAYAEYGEFSGPHPLCRALEENGLFPQIYRLSYRDRLLASVRAGGGAT, encoded by the coding sequence ATGCTTGAGATGGAGTTGCCTGTGCTCCAGCCGGATCACCACAGACCCACCGTCTACTGGTACACCACCTATCGCTGCAACCTGGCGTGCAAGCACTGCAGCGTGCATTCTTCGCCCTACGTGGACACCGCCGGCGACCTCTCCCCTGAAGAGGCGCTCCGGGCGATCGACAATATCGCCCAGCTGCGTCCCGGTACGGTGATCCTCACTGGGGGTGACCCGTTCACCCGCCCCGATGCTCTGGCCATCCAGCAGAAACTCTTCGACCTGCGAATTCGCACGGGAATTGAAACGAACGCCATCCTCATCGACCGTGAGGTGGCGCGGTTTCTCCGTCGGAACGCGGACGCCGGTGCGCAGATCGCCCTCGGAATAAGTGTCGACGGGGGCAGCGCCGAGACCCACGACTTCCAGCGCGGCCCCGGAGCCTTTGCCGGGATGCTGCGCGGTGTCGAGGCCGTGGTCGCGGAAGGGCTCCCGGTCCAGTTCAGTTCAATCGTAAACCGGGTCAATATCGACACGATTCCGGACCTGTTTGTGCTGGCGCGGCAGTACAAGGCGTGGCTCCTCACCTTCGGCTTCGTCAACCCGATCGGGCGGGCGCTGGAGTACCTCGACGACCTCCAGCTGACGCCCGAACTCCTGGAGCGCGCGCTCGAGACGATCCTGGACAGCATGGACCGGTATCCGGAGGTGTACACCGTCATCAAGATCCCTCCGGCTCTGATTCCGCCCCGGTTCTACCCGCGCGTCAAGCGACACCTGGATCAGGCCTCGGGAGAGAGGTTCGACCTCTCCACCAGCTGCAACTTCCCGCTGTTCGGAATCCTTCCCGACGGATCGATCACCGTCTGCTCGGTCACCCGAACCAAACTCAAGGCGTACTTCGGCAACGTGAAGAGCGACTCGCTCGTCGACGTGTGGCGGCGCCAGCGGTTCGAGGCCATGCGACAGGCGTATCTGGAGGCCGACTGGCTCACTGGAATCTGCGGCGACTGCATCTTCAAGAAGGCCTGCAAGGGCTCGTGCCGAGCCTGGGCCTATGCCGAATACGGGGAGTTCTCAGGTCCCCACCCGCTCTGCAGGGCGCTTGAGGAGAACGGGCTCTTCCCGCAGATCTACCGCCTGTCCTACCGGGACCGCCTGCTCGCGTCCGTCCGGGCGGGAGGAGGTGCGACTTGA
- a CDS encoding SDR family NAD(P)-dependent oxidoreductase: MTQPQPIAVITGGASGIGLASVRRLKEAGYFAVVLDIQPPPPESADLFIRCDVGDQVQVRSAAEAIGALPGRLCALVNSAGIGEPGGGLEELDPEVLWRVICVNLQGPLLTMKHLVPLMKAGGGGAIVNVSSIAGLMGSPGYPAYAASKGGLIALTISMARELARHQIRVNAVCPGSVPSTGFVRQQLGRDFTPAERLALLKKVPMGRSLRPEEVARTIAFLCSSDSVPITGDVLVIDGGERFSS, translated from the coding sequence ATGACACAGCCGCAACCGATTGCCGTCATCACCGGCGGGGCAAGCGGCATCGGCCTTGCGTCCGTGCGCCGCCTGAAGGAGGCCGGTTACTTCGCGGTCGTCCTCGACATCCAGCCGCCGCCGCCGGAGTCCGCGGATCTGTTCATCCGCTGTGACGTCGGCGATCAGGTTCAGGTCCGCTCGGCTGCGGAGGCGATCGGTGCGCTCCCGGGCCGCCTCTGCGCCCTGGTCAACTCCGCCGGCATCGGCGAGCCGGGCGGCGGTCTGGAAGAACTGGACCCAGAAGTGCTGTGGCGCGTCATCTGCGTCAATCTTCAGGGGCCTCTGCTCACGATGAAACACCTGGTTCCGCTGATGAAAGCGGGCGGCGGTGGCGCCATCGTCAACGTGAGCTCGATTGCCGGGCTCATGGGCTCGCCCGGCTACCCTGCTTACGCGGCGTCCAAGGGAGGGCTCATCGCGCTGACCATCAGCATGGCGCGGGAGCTTGCCCGGCATCAGATCCGCGTCAACGCAGTCTGCCCGGGCTCCGTTCCGTCGACAGGCTTTGTCCGCCAGCAGCTGGGCCGAGACTTCACGCCGGCGGAGCGTCTGGCGCTCCTGAAGAAGGTGCCGATGGGGCGGAGCCTACGGCCGGAGGAGGTGGCCCGGACGATCGCGTTTCTGTGTTCCAGCGACTCCGTGCCCATCACCGGGGATGTCCTGGTCATCGACGGAGGGGAACGGTTTTCCAGCTGA
- a CDS encoding ABC transporter ATP-binding protein, translated as MQISAVEAVDVRKTYGQTEALRGVSFTAEAGRVTAILGPNGAGKTTCLRILSTSLMPTAGSARVLGCDLIREVRQIRRRIAVVPQGAFPDSMLTGWELVYGYLVARGIPRKVAAERAERYLRRLGLWDVRKRTTDTYSGGMRRRVMIGMALASEAPLIFLDEPSTGLDPEAKREVWELLHEVRGGTSLVLTTHLMDEVEALADWVVILSQGEIIAQGTVEDLCAQAPGREKLLCPRDIPREQLLPLGYVQEQGNRWALFPRDTTALHRAVDLVRGQGAEVSIQRASLEDGYLAVLNRCAVRTEGAVQEGI; from the coding sequence ATGCAGATCTCTGCGGTTGAGGCTGTGGACGTGCGGAAGACGTACGGCCAGACCGAGGCGCTGCGCGGGGTCTCGTTCACCGCCGAGGCCGGAAGGGTCACCGCGATCCTCGGCCCGAACGGCGCAGGCAAAACGACATGCCTGCGGATTCTCTCCACGTCACTGATGCCGACGGCCGGAAGTGCGCGCGTACTGGGCTGCGACCTGATCCGCGAGGTCCGCCAGATCCGTCGCCGGATCGCGGTGGTTCCCCAGGGTGCGTTTCCCGATTCCATGCTGACCGGATGGGAGCTGGTGTACGGCTACCTCGTCGCCCGCGGGATTCCGCGCAAGGTCGCCGCGGAGCGGGCGGAGCGATACCTGAGGCGGCTGGGGCTGTGGGATGTGCGGAAGCGGACGACTGACACCTACTCCGGGGGCATGCGGCGACGGGTGATGATCGGGATGGCCCTGGCGAGTGAAGCTCCGCTGATCTTCCTGGACGAGCCCTCCACGGGGCTGGATCCCGAAGCCAAGCGGGAGGTCTGGGAGCTCCTTCACGAGGTCCGGGGAGGGACCAGCCTGGTGCTCACGACCCACCTGATGGATGAGGTGGAGGCGCTGGCCGACTGGGTCGTCATCCTGTCTCAGGGCGAGATCATCGCCCAGGGCACGGTGGAGGACCTGTGTGCACAGGCACCCGGGCGGGAGAAGCTCCTCTGCCCCCGGGACATCCCGCGGGAGCAGCTGCTTCCCCTCGGGTATGTGCAGGAACAGGGAAACCGGTGGGCGCTGTTCCCGCGCGACACCACCGCGCTGCACCGGGCTGTGGACCTCGTTCGGGGTCAGGGCGCAGAGGTCAGCATCCAGCGGGCTTCGCTGGAAGACGGCTACCTCGCCGTCCTGAACCGCTGTGCGGTCCGGACGGAAGGTGCGGTCCAGGAGGGGATCTAG
- a CDS encoding ABC transporter permease, which translates to MSQTLGILYMQTRVSFRNWWSYVVVSLIPISYYLVFSLIGGGSLGDHVLLGYVISLTSNIGVVALPQAVVLNKLSRFEEMMVASPISPLAYMLGFALARLVFTLPGIGVVLALLLTTSRVQPLHVFPLLGMVAVTWLVASMIGFTLGTYIQRVQSVGPISNLVGYALMLIPPVLYPASLIADPWRPFALLVPTSSAAYLMRGLLGLDATLPHEIWIAVGVLVFYLTGGVWMVARKSRWRER; encoded by the coding sequence ATGTCTCAGACGCTCGGAATCCTCTACATGCAGACCAGGGTCTCCTTCCGCAACTGGTGGTCCTACGTCGTCGTCAGCCTCATCCCGATCTCGTACTACCTGGTCTTTTCGCTGATCGGCGGCGGCAGCCTGGGGGATCACGTCCTGCTGGGCTACGTGATCTCGCTGACATCGAACATAGGCGTGGTTGCCCTTCCCCAGGCGGTGGTGCTCAACAAGCTGAGCCGGTTTGAGGAGATGATGGTCGCCTCGCCCATCTCCCCGCTGGCGTACATGCTTGGTTTCGCACTGGCGCGGCTGGTGTTCACCCTTCCCGGGATCGGCGTCGTTCTGGCGCTCCTGTTGACGACCAGCCGCGTCCAGCCCCTGCACGTGTTCCCACTGCTCGGCATGGTGGCGGTCACATGGCTGGTGGCCAGCATGATCGGCTTCACCCTGGGCACGTACATCCAGCGCGTCCAGTCGGTCGGCCCCATCTCCAACTTGGTAGGCTACGCCCTGATGCTGATCCCACCGGTCCTGTACCCTGCCTCCCTGATCGCTGACCCTTGGAGGCCCTTTGCCCTCCTGGTGCCGACCAGCAGCGCAGCCTATCTGATGCGCGGCCTGCTCGGACTGGATGCCACCCTGCCCCATGAGATCTGGATCGCCGTCGGCGTGCTGGTCTTCTACCTGACCGGCGGCGTGTGGATGGTCGCCAGGAAGTCCCGCTGGCGGGAGCGCTAG
- a CDS encoding CPBP family intramembrane glutamic endopeptidase, whose translation MRPSAYPWSRAVWTSAVALATAAGSLMLGPQPDAGEVPGAVTGAMVISLATLPLLVKGRIPERWLPGGRLWITAAKWSRLILLPLLLMALMAPPGTVRDVAGVHRWLLPSPGAWPSLGLTALGVGLWCLMQWRFRPPRLFRMLGRSRRVSLVLTESAQHILHNGVPEEFYYRLLLQSWLVQHLPWPLLGVLASALLFGLVHLLWAGPRPRLHALLDAVLVQAPLGLMLGCAWLSSTWLPGVAALHAAIDTVVTLDQGAAQALARRARRKAQGPKEVRV comes from the coding sequence ATGCGTCCGTCCGCTTATCCGTGGTCAAGGGCGGTGTGGACCTCCGCCGTTGCGCTGGCCACCGCCGCGGGCTCGCTGATGCTGGGACCGCAGCCGGATGCAGGGGAGGTGCCCGGAGCGGTCACCGGCGCCATGGTGATCAGCCTCGCCACCCTGCCCCTGCTGGTGAAGGGGAGGATCCCCGAGCGCTGGCTGCCCGGCGGGCGCCTGTGGATCACCGCAGCCAAGTGGAGCCGCCTGATCCTGCTGCCCCTGCTCCTGATGGCGCTGATGGCGCCTCCCGGAACCGTGCGGGACGTGGCGGGCGTTCACCGATGGCTCCTCCCGAGCCCTGGTGCCTGGCCGTCATTGGGTCTGACCGCGCTCGGCGTGGGCCTCTGGTGCCTCATGCAGTGGCGGTTCAGACCGCCCAGGCTCTTCCGCATGCTGGGCAGGTCACGCCGGGTCAGCCTGGTGCTGACGGAGTCGGCGCAGCACATCCTGCACAACGGGGTGCCCGAGGAGTTCTACTACCGACTGCTCCTGCAGTCCTGGCTCGTACAGCACCTCCCGTGGCCGCTTCTCGGCGTCCTCGCATCGGCGCTGCTGTTTGGTCTGGTGCATCTCCTCTGGGCGGGTCCGCGACCGCGGCTGCACGCCCTGCTGGATGCTGTGCTGGTGCAGGCTCCGCTGGGGCTGATGCTCGGGTGTGCATGGCTCAGCTCGACCTGGTTGCCGGGCGTGGCCGCCTTGCACGCGGCGATCGACACCGTCGTGACCCTCGACCAGGGCGCGGCGCAGGCGCTGGCCCGGCGTGCGCGCCGGAAAGCACAGGGGCCCAAGGAGGTGCGTGTATGA